In Diabrotica undecimpunctata isolate CICGRU chromosome 9, icDiaUnde3, whole genome shotgun sequence, the DNA window GTTTTTACCTCATAAAAATAAACCTGTTAAATCTTCGTTATttggattccaaaaaaatgtaacattgaTTTCCCATGTACCGAAAACAAATAGAGCGGTTGTATTGATCTCAACGATGCACGAGGATGGATATATAGATCCAGTGTCGAGTAAACCTGAAATCATCTTACAATATAACGCAACCAAAGGTGGAGTTGATACTGTTGATAAAATGTGTAGCACATACTCAGTATCAAGAAGAACAAGACGATGGCCATTGTCTATATTTTTCCAACTCATGAACATCGCGGGAATCAATGGACAACTTCTCTATAATGCAACTCATGTCAATGCAGCTTATAAGCATAGACGGGAATTTTTTAAAGTGCTTTCCTTAGGTTTGATGAAGCCATACCTCTCTGAACGCGCCAGTATTCAATCACTGCCAAGTGATATAAAAGGTTTTCTGGCGAAATATAAAAAACCAATAGAGGACAATGAGGAACCACCTGCAAAGATCAGAGCGCGGTGTTTCATTTGCGGTAGAAAAAACAAACGAGTCACAACAATTATCTGCGGAAGTTGCAATAAGTCAGTTTGCAAACAACATATGACAACAGTTGTTACATGCGATTGTTGCAAAAATGGAGAAGTAACCAGTGAATAATACAAACTAACAGTGACACATGTGAAGTTTTCATTTTAAGAATTTACTTGTTTTCTtgagttatttctttgttaagattttgtcttaaaaaaaaagtattttttatttatatcattaaaaatgcataaaaattaaagaatCATGTTTTTTATCCCTatacattaatataaataattcgtATGTATTGaatctgatattaataaatatggTGTATAGAATACACCGCGCGGGTAGCTGCGTGAGATTTTGGAGCGCGGGTAGTTAAAGGttaatcatttatttatttaatattaacaaaactaaaaattacttccaataaaaaataaaacatattgtaTAAGTTTAATTGTCTTTTCTGTGCCACTCAGAAAACAGGGTGTAACACATAACCCAATGGGCTGTCCATCACTCCCCTTACATTCCTGGCATGTGTACCAGGTGACAGCCCTTTTCTTGGTTGCACTGCACTATCGACATCTTTTccgcttattttcttttttcaagttaTGTGCCGCAACAACTTTTTTTCTGCTTGGCCGTTCTGTTTGTCCCAGTAAATCTTTGATCACTTCTTCTCTAAACTGAAAGTACGacattcttgttttctttgacgtGTTCCTATTTTTATTCAACAACCAGTTGCCATTCCACATGCAAATATCTAGTAAGTGAAAGAAAACTTTCATGTACCATCTCAGAGTTTTTCGTGGTATGCCATAATATGAAGTCATCTGGTCAATTCTGTCAATTCCCGACATAAAGGAATTGTAGTCACGAATCATTACTGGCTTCAACTTTTTCTGGCTTCTACGATTTTCAACTTCAACCATTTCGGAACCATGCTTGGATGAAATCATTATTACATTTCTcttatctttccattttaatACTATGATTGGACCTCTTCTTTGCCATACGACTTctcctttctttaatttttttgtaataacactCTTTgggttactttttctattttttcttaatGTTCCACAAACGTAggtcttctttttatgtaaaaactTGGCAAGCTCATAACTGTTGTAATAATTGTCCATGTAGATAGTGTGCCCCTTCTCTAAATATTCAGTAACAAGTCTGTGAACTACTTCAAACGCATGCCCATCTTCATTTACTACTGTCCCTTTGCCGCTGTAGATTAGGGAATTTAGTAAAAATCCATCAGAGCTAGTAATctcataaatttttattccatatttactagtttttttttttggcatatactTTTGGAATATTAACCACCCTCTCCACAGTAAGAGGGCTTCGTCAAGACTTAAGTTCTCTCCTGGATAGTAAACTTTagagatattatttataatatgactcgtaacgtttttaattttgttaagtcGATCTTGAATTTCGACGTCTTCCGGcttgtaaaaacaaatattttgaaaaatagcttcaaactttgaTCTGGGCATAGTTTTTCCAAATATTGAAAAGTGATATAGTGGATCTGTGCTCCAGTATAAACGTAAGGAGGGGAGTTTAATGTTTCCCATTAATATGCAGAgacccaatttttttttaagtcgtCAATATTTATATCCATCCAGCGTcttaaaaaggaatatttttttaaagtaggGTTTTCTTTGCGTGAAGCAGCTCTGTGATTTGTCCACTCTACGATTTTTATCAAAAGCTCTTCATCAaatagtaatgaaaaatattgtatAGGTGTTGCATCAACAGGaatttctacttttatattttcttgttcagtaAACTGATGTATCTCAATATTTTCCTCTACATCAAGCCAGTAGTCCGCCTCATCATTTTCTTGTACCACATTTTCATTTGCATCATTCGCTTCGCCCTCATCATTACTCAACTCACCGCCGTCATTGCTCGACTCTCCCCCATCATTGCTAGTATCCTCAGTCTCTATTCCAGAATCAGAAGGATAATATTCACTTCCACTAGAATAAAACATTTCATCATTATGGTCCTCCTCGAATTCATATTCAATATTTTCGGCATTTCTGTACTCACTAACTTCCCTACTAGCCATCTCGGCCTCTAATTGAAGGTCTCGTGTACTTAGATGTCGTTTTGACATTGATAATAcgtctaaaataaataataagttattacacggtgtataaataagttacatttttatattacctttttaaattatacaaaattacGATACATTTCGTATTCGACGTTTACattctatatatatttacgttccATAAATTTACaggttatttcttcttttttaaacgtCCAAATCACAACCCAGCCATAGCGTGTGAAAGAAGGATTGTTTAGGTGGACTGTGGCCAAATTTAGACCCACTGTGATAAACcgtggtaaaattattttacatttcatcACGTAAGTTCGGTGTCACACATATGTGTCAGCAGTCCTTACGAACACTTCACCGTCACACATGTGTGACGGTTGGTCGCGAATGTGTTAACAACATTTATTTTTGCGTAAAAGTTTTCTAGATGCAACTCAACTATAACTTAGTGAATATGCCTATTGTTTTTGGTTAACTTTAACCAGTGGCGTTACTTTAATTTGtatctctaaaaattttaaaaattaatgtatGTAAAAGTTGATGCTTAACTTACATACTCAATTCCAATTTCAGATTTCTTAtcattttatacataaaataacatattttcgGTTTTCTCTAGAGGGGACCGAATTTCCATTAAAAGTAAAAACCAATTTTGGCGTGACAATTTCATTTTTCtggaaaaaaaattgacaaaattaaTCTGGGTTTTTAGATGAAAATTCTATGATGGGCAATGCGGGTGTTTTCCTTGAAGAACCTGCCTTAGCAGATGAAGATAATAGATCAAGTCCTGCACCTTCACTGTCCTTCTGTGAACCGAATGTTCGAAAGACTTTGGAAGAAGTTATTGATCAAGTATGTGGGATTGATGACGACGACAAAGGTTATCTGGAATATCCAGGTAATGAGGAGGCGTTTGATGATAGTGACGCGGACCCAGATTATATACAAGAAAGTGATACCGACTCCGATAATGAGATCCTAAAGAAAAAGCTGCAAAAAGATACAACAGCACTTATTGCACATGAGTCAGGAAgagaaatcttaaaaaataaaccTGGACGAAAATCGCTAAAAAATAAAACTAGGCTAATTCGTGAGGAACGAAAGCAGAACAGAAACCTTGGGTTATCGTAGACCACGAAAAGTGGGAAGGTTATAAAAGCACGGACATGTCACGAGCTATTAAGTTGCCGCTTAAAATGAAAAGACAGGATAACTGAAGAAAAACGACAGgaaattttcaaagaatattGGTCTTAAGCGAGCTTTAACAAATGCGTGTCTTTTATAGCTAGGCTTATAACAACAGACGGAAAGAAAACCACAAAAcgtaaattagaaaacaaaaaacataaagacAGGTTTCTGTCACACAAATATTTTTTACCACTAAATGGTCAACTACTAGTTAACGTTTGTCAAAGTTGTTTCCTAAAAACTTTTAACGAAACAAAACGGTTTCTAACCGATGTAACAAAAAACAAGATTTCTTCAGCTGCTGCAATGCCACATGATGATTTGCGAGGTCTTGCCTCACCATCTAACAAAACTCCCGAACAAGATATTCAATTCTTAAGAGTTCACATTGGATCAATTCCAACGTATAAGAGTCACTATTGTCGTCGTGACTCATCAAAGACATATCTTCCTCATTACTATACCTTAACAAGAATGTATGAAGAATACAAAAAATGGCTACCTCACGAGAAAACCCCAGTATCGAAATTCAAATATCAAGAAGTATTCCATTTCAtggaaataaaaatcaaacagcCTAAAAAGGATACCTGCGCTACATGCGATAAATATCATATGCTCCTGAAAACaactaaagatacacaaaaaATGCAAGAAATTCAAAATCTTCTTGATAATCaccaacaagaaacatcaaaCGCTTATGAGGCTAAGCGTATAGATAAAAATGCTGCGTTAGAAAATGAATCAAAAATCATTTATACGTTTGATTTGCAACAGTGTCTCCCCACACCTGATCTTCAAACTTCAATAGCATTCTATAAAAGGCAGTTGTGGACCTTTAATTTAACATTACATAGATTTAATGATAATCAAGCAATGTGTTTTATGTGAAATGAGGGCGTAGCTGGACGGGGGTGAAAATTAGATTGCGTCATGCTTATACAAGCATATTTCACATATTTCACCTGAAATAAAAGAGATCATCTTATATTCTGATACGTGTGCAGGACAAAACAAGAACTCTTTTCTACCTGCCATGTTCATGATGGTTTTAAACGAGAATCCCAATCTATCATACATTAACCACAAATTTCTTGTTCCTGGTCACACCCACATGGAGTGTGATTCAGATCACGCAATTGtagagaaaaaaagaaaagatatccATGTTCGATAGAACACCCAAGAGACTTGATGAATTTGGTAAGACTATGTGAAAATAAGCGAACTTTTTTAGTTACTGAAATGTGCAGATCGGATTTTCTTGAGTTTTCTTCTTTGTATAAGAATGTCCttcaacaaagaaaaattaacaacTTAGGAGAAAAAGTCATGTGGAAACAAATGAAATGGTTGAGATTTTCACAGAATCCTGGTGTCCTTGAATACAAAAGTAGCTTAAATGTAGACGAACCATTTAAAAGCGTATGTTTTTTAAGAAAAGGTAATACGTGgcctaaaaacataaaaattcctCTGTCATATGAAGGTCCTAATCCAATAAAAATCGGTAAAAATAGAACTTGATAGAGCTATTGCCTTATATTTCAGCTATATTTCAGAAACATTTCAtgatttttatagaaatttaacTACGAAGGAGGATATACCAAATACGTTACCCGAGGATGAAAATAGTAGTGACGAGGAGAGTGTACACACagaaattgacatttttaaaaattaaataaacttttacgTTGTATTTGACTATAAATGTACCCCCTTAAGTAAACATAAAACTTTTCagtttcacatttttttatttataattaataattagattTGTCACTATATCTTCCGGAGGGGCTTttgttatttaataaataattgtgaaaagtgatataagttatatatttttttaaaaattgtacaacTAGGTCCTTTTTACTAGTAGATCTATTTTAATCCAACAAATTCAAAGCCATTTCCAAAAATTGTTTAACGAAAATATCTTATTTGTATCCGTAACAAcaatattaaatttgaaaaaactataattgcgtttttctcgaaacttAAAATTTAGACTTATACCACTTTTCTCCAACACCCGCCAATATAAGTGCTGAAATAAAAGGAGTAAAACTTTCTAAGTAAGTATCTATTTACTTTCGCTTAATATTATAGTCGTCTATATACTACTTAACTACTAATATAGAAATTCTTTGGCTGATAAAGCAAAGATATAATAATGCAAACATTATTCTTTTAccaatttgtttaatgtttttaccGAACAATCAATAATTCTTTActtgcatattaattttataagaaCAGTTTAATATCAGTTGTTATCAGTAGTGGCTTGTAGTTATTATAATATCATTAATATATCATTATGATGGTCGTCCATAAGTAAAGTTgattaaaacaatattaattaagtAAGTACCTAAGTATTGGTAATTTTGCAGAGCCTACAGAGAATCCTATCGAGATGAGGCTGTCGGATATGTCCAGGTGAAACGTGAAGGCAATAAATGTACTGTAAAATGCAGAATTTCACCTGAACACAAAGTAAAAAGTAAACCTTATCACTGTACATTGGTTTGTGACGAAAGTGAGGAAAAGGTTAAAAGTGTTGTTTGTCATGACTGTGCTGCTAATCAAGGTGGATGTAAACATACAGTAGCTTTTTTAATGTGGCTTTTTAAAGTAATTAGTGAGGTACCTGCAACTACTTCAGTAAAGTGCTACTGGATGAAACCAGCGCTTTATAATGTTGGAAGTAACGTTAAATTTATTAAAGCCAAAGATTTTAACAAAGACTGCGCAACAATTTCGGAAATAACAGAAGATAATGAATTTTGTAATACTTTTATTAGCGAATGCAAGAAACGAAATGCGAACAACATACAAATATTGACATATTTTAAGTATGTCAACTTTGAGATGAAAGCTTCACTACACTACCTGATTTGTAAATACAAGAGTAGTAAGGTTCAGTttagtttaaatgattttataacATTTTGCAAACAGAATATTATTGAAAAGCAATGTAACTTGATTGAAAAGGCAACAAGCAACCAATCTGACTCTCCACTATGGTTCGAGCTGAGGTACGGCAAAATAACGGCTTCTATTGCTCATGAAGCGTCAAAATGTAAAACTTCGGATGAGGTACtcgtaaaaaaaaaattaggaacATATCAGTTTAAAGAGCCGATAGCAATGCAAAGAGGtacttaataaatttttatttaatatgttggTGTAcataatactttttaatttttgttttaggaAAACGCCTAGAAAACGATGTAAGGAGAGaggtagaaaaaattaaaaatattaagatcAAGAAGTGCGGACTCTTTCTCTTAAGCGAATATCCTTTGTTGGGTGTCTCTTCAGATGGTATTACAGAAGACCATATTATTGAAATTAAATGTCCGATGAAGAACAAAAATTTAACCAAATATATTAATTCAAATAACTTATAACCAAAATGCGAAGCCTAAGTGCAATTATAAATGCACTTTGCAAAAAAACTGAAAGCTTATTTTTGCATCGCTCACGATGATTTTGAGACTTTTAAACAAGTAGATGTTTTTGAAGTATTTTATAATGAAGAATACTgcaaaaatttaattaaacagtGTACATTGTTTTGGAAGTAtgtttttgatttattgattgtagattaaaaataaaacacaatacgTTTTAATTAcatgttattaatttattttgaacATTAACCATACCACATGCAATCACAACAATGAAATCCAACGTACAAATGACTTCAGTATCGATACAAGCGTGAGGGGCTACCATGGAAAAATTTCTTAATCTACCTATTGATCTCTCAACATTTATACGTAGCGCTGCTATACGTTTCGTTTCCATTACTTCCAATTTTGAACTAACCGTGTTTGCAGAAACGCTTGGAGGTCTCATAAGATGGCAAAAGTCACAATCTTCAAATATTATTGTGTCACTGGCCCTTCCACCATAACCATCCGAAATGTAGTTAATTAATCCATCAGGTGTAATggaaatcaaatatttaattgtattacAATGTTTATTATCAGACCAGGTCAAAGACTGTTTCTTGGCACTCGATGGTTTTTCTATTCGTATTTCAAAGCAATCTAATACACtgacagttttaaaatatctCTTTCCAAAAGATATGGGTAACTTCTTATAAATTTGTTTCATCGacggaaaaaaaaataaactgtttCATGCGGTTGGCTATTAACGGAACTGTTctgttaaatatttttcctattaaACTTGTCCTGACATCGAAGTCAATGGCCAGACGTATATATGGGTCGTTAAGacgaattttttttaatgaaattaaaatatcTCTTACTGGCAAAGCAATGCTTTCAGATAATTGTTTCGTTAGAAAATATACTTCTTCTGGTAATCCCAAATAAAAGCCGATGTTGGTATTTAGTTTAAGTATAGTATCTTTACAAAAGTTAGGTTTGATTGTATTTGATATGCTATCTGAACTTGTGCTACTACATGATGACACAGACATTTTTGAAGGAGAACTTTCAGGTGAGGAACAGATGTTTTTTCGCTTATTTTCCATGTCACTTTTTTTCGTTCTAAACCTTACTGTTTGCACCTCCttgtttagtttttatattaacttGCActcttttatgtttatattttttctttggaCTACCTAGTACAGTTTTCAAAATACAATCCTCGGATAAAGGGTCCTTTGGTACACTTTTCTCTTCATATATTGGATCACAATTAATGATTTCGAAAGGTTGACAACCTGAGGTCGATGAAACATCATCTTTTAAAATCTCATTAAAACATTCTGCTTTTCGTCTTTTTTCATATGCTCCACTTTTTCTTAAAGGTTTTACTACTTTCTGGCAATTAAACTTGTGAGGGTATATTTCTGATTTCAATTTTAATGTTCCACCGACcaatttaaactttattaaattttctGTATCATTTTCAATCTGTAATAATAAAATGAATAGATATATAGAACAAAATTTAACTAGTTTACTTGTTACATTGTAAAGGTATAAACATAAATTTTACATATTGCAAATATACTTTAACGAATTGTTAAACATTCTGCAATAAACATAGCTTAAGACTTTAAAGTCAATTTTGTGATCTTTCTGGAgtttttgcaaggtaaaattttctacttaTGACGGTTGCATATTACTGCATGCATTTATGGACTTTGTAgagatacaaaaaaattaaactagtgtATTTGATATTACATAAGtaacatatataatattatattgtttgcaattacaccattagttaatatctattaattattatatcttGATAGTAAATAAGAAAGTGTTAACTCACATCAAAATGTTCTTCACATACGTTTTTAATACTTTTGGGTCCAATTAAATCTCGCTTCATTAATTTGCACCATTTCTTTCTCTTGTCTGTTTGCAAAGGTAGatggaaaaatattttgtttgatgTTTTAATTGTTGTGCTCGTGCAATTAGGCACAATACAGTATTTATAGCAGCCTTTTTTAATATTACTAATCATATAAATCAATAACACTGTTTCTTCACTCTTTATATACCACTTTCAAACTTTATAACAACAATAAAATGGTACACGTTCGACAACGAACAAACGATGAGTAATCTAAGCGAGGCGCCGGTCGCTCCGTTCAGTTTATAAACCGTTACGGAGATGTGACGTCACAAAGCCCGTCTGCTGAAATAAAAATGACGATTGCAACTTTACATgcctataacttttttatttttagagatatcatgatttttttttgatagtgtAATTTAGGTgtgctttaatttttatttgcaatcataaaaaaaatggtaaacttctccattatcaaaaataatgtctatttaatttggaaaaattaatatgttaattgttaccttaattcacaaactttgccacttaactttaaaaaactttattactTCCTcctctgggattggagctgcaaggacaaaactctcaactggGACAAAAAGGAAACCTAGGATAAAGGAAATTTCTATACGCAGGAACGAAGATCTGATGTAGATGGGGCTGGAccaagcaggcaaacgacaacaaagctggtgggacatcctatatagtcattttccaaaatttcttcagttccggtgtactgcacaaatcttatgatgattactctgctctaaactgccattatgcagAGTATTATCatcttaaccggtcttaagacatagcACAAAAAGAAGTGGCTCTGGATTCAAAATCCGCCAAACGTCCTTCTCGTTTAAAATCTCTTGTTTGACTCCTCgcgttagattttacaaattcaaccaaaataaattcccctcacgtctcacagctagtttgtCGTCcacgaacctaaacaaacaatctaccctcgAGACTCGTTCGTCGACAACCTTGAAATATTCCCAGCTTATTACGTTTTTACTACGAGATAAACAACacacattttattgattattttaaacgttgcaaacagacaaacaggggcgtctttagaaatttttaacatgtagttaaaaaaatttcaaacgcTACAATGCCCCTTCTTAAAAGAAAAAACTCAGATAAtcttatccagtttttgataaaagcaaaacaacaaaaacaacaaaaacaaaatcagaAGATGACCTCTTAACTGAGTCGACACTTGTTAATAATATCTTTTAGATGATGGCTAGCGTGGGTTTAAACAACAAAAGCAAAGTTAGTTATAAAGAATGGGCTAGCGTGCCATCGATCGCCAGACTCTTTAAAGTCGAGTAGACTGGAATTTTTGACTCTAAAATGAACTGTAGGTGACATGAGTTTCTATGCCTTGGGGGAAGCTAACCTTATGCCCTGCAGTGAACCTCTCTAACATTCACAGCAGTAACACAAGTGATTTGACGGACAGGCATAGCCATGTCACCTCGTTGCCTAAACCAAATGTGATACCGTAATTTCGGGTGACTTTGACTCACTTTCGAAGTTTGAACGTAGATTTCAGTATTCTAAATACATAAAAgtatatttcttaatttatttgtatttgagtctttaactacttttttacaaaaattacactaaaacacAACGAAGCGCttactttattacaaaaaaaaaaataaaaatgtggtgTGCAAAGTCACCCGCTGGTGTCGGGTGACTTTGTCTCAAGCTACATTTCACATTAATTCTCTGTGATTATTAGTGTTTGGGCTTAAGCCACCCTACAagatgaataataaataaacattttattagttaaaaaaattatttatttaaatttcaaacaaaaaaaaataaaattaaaatggaaCTCAACATAGGACCCTCGGTTTACAAAGAAcatcatttttaaacaaaaaatgaacaataaaacaatttacaagcTTGTTTTTAAATCTGGAAAGAAATATCGGTTATGTCCAAGTTCCAATGGCTTTGTGAAATCAATATTACCCAGGTGGTAGGATTTTCTTACGTTGACTTCGGGCCATTGCCACAAACTTCAATTTTGCCAAGTTTTAAAGTACTTACTGGCACTCCGAATTCTATTGCAGCTTTTCTTTGAGATATGACTCCATTTCTGATAGCTTCTAGAGCTCTTTCTACTGTGTCTGCCgtgtaatttccataatttctacTACCAGCAGCAACACGTTTGTAATTTGAGGGCATCTAAAAAAAAGTCATTAGTTCTATACAGTTAACAAACTCTGCAGTTGTTACAAggctaaattcaaattaaaaatcagcATTTACTAACTTCAATTTAAATATAGAACCAACGAATGACCAAAATCCAACATTCAACAAACTGGGCCAAAATCACCCGAAAACCGTTAAATTCTGTACCACTTTGCAAATAACAACTGACCTTATTAGCATCTACGTTTAGATTGAAATACTGACGCCAGGCGGGTAAGAATTCACAGATATTCAATGTGCAGCTATGCAATTAATCTTACTCTTGGAAGTATTATTGGTTGCCAACCAATTTTTACAGTCAAGAAATCTTACGTAAAATggctatattttaaaaattcatttttttcttaTCATAACCAGTATTAccgtgatttattaaaattttcctaaaGTTAATATGGTACTGATGGTGCGGTATAATGAAATTTACATGATAATATATTGTACATACGCACTAGTTACTAAAATATCTTTTTCCCAAAATGAGCCAAAGTCACCCTGGCGGGCCAAAGTCACCCGAAATTACggtacacaaataaaaaaaaattgctctACACTTAGTAGGTAGGCGTCTACTATCTCCACTATACGCCTAGCGAGACAAGGAATTCGGCAACGGTTCCACAAAAAAAATTGGGATATAGACCCTAAATCTATATACCTACATATGACAAAAAGTGATTCTCACATGTGTCTCCAATCAAAATAGTTTACCTGtactaaaattatcaaaagtgaAACAGTATCCCAAAGGGATGAAATCAAATCAACATACAAACTCGAAAACAAAGACATGGGTTAGGATGAACTAATTACTTAAGGATGACATATTGTCCTCATCTGACACAAAAGGCTTTAAATCTTTAACATGCCACTTACCAAGATCAGAACCATTCAAGTCTGACAAACGATAAACCACTGGTGACAATTTTTGCTTGATGGTTGCTTCAATatacttcggcgctagtttggaCATAAAGTTGTTGACAGCACAAGACAAAACCTTATTTCTTTTCCAAACTCTATCACCCACTTGAAAGTGGAAACTTCTAGCGTTACGTTCATATCCTTTTCGAAGATTAGCCTTGACCTTTTCAAAAACATTATCTAGACCTTTAACTTCTGAAACACTCTTGGTTCTGTTGATCCTTGTGATCAACACCATAATGGTTTCAACTTAAAGGAACATGACGGCCATAATTAAGGAAAGCTGGAGTATATCCAGTTACTTCATGCTTTGCGGTGTTAATAGCTTGTCTGATCTTTGCTAAATTCTTGTCCCAATCTACATGTGGTCTTTCACATATGTACGTATTTCTGTACCAATGGTTCTATTGTTCCTCTCCACAAAATTACACTGAGGTACAAATTACATATACTGGGCTAAACCATACTTTCTGAAAGTTATACCTATTACAGAGCTCAATTAAGAGAGGATTGTTCAGGTTTGAGGCATTATCACAAATCGCATATTGAGGAACACCAAACATTAGGAAAACATCATTTTCCAAAAACTCAACAATATTCTTAGCTGTGGCCTTTCTCAAAGGTTGGACGGTCATAACTTTATTTGGGGCTCTAAGGCTC includes these proteins:
- the LOC140450893 gene encoding uncharacterized protein; this translates as MMVVHKAYRESYRDEAVGYVQVKREGNKCTVKCRISPEHKVKSKPYHCTLVCDESEEKVKSVVCHDCAANQGGCKHTVAFLMWLFKVISEVPATTSVKCYWMKPALYNVGSNVKFIKAKDFNKDCATISEITEDNEFCNTFISECKKRNANNIQILTYFKYVNFEMKASLHYLICKYKSSKVQFSLNDFITFCKQNIIEKQCNLIEKATSNQSDSPLWFELRYGKITASIAHEASKCKTSDEVLVKKKLGTYQFKEPIAMQRGKRLENDVRREVEKIKNIKIKKCGLFLLSEYPLLGVSSDGITEDHIIEIKCPMKNKNLTKYINSNNL